A region from the Cryptococcus gattii WM276 chromosome H, complete sequence genome encodes:
- a CDS encoding ATPase, putative (Similar to TIGR gene model, INSD accession AAW45476.1): MSNSNFLDKAIALVQKAIDEDVKQNYAEAYKQYQDALDYFMMAMKYEKNDKLKELIRKKFTEYLDRAEKLKEHIAKSEEKRSKAKVSATGASAGSTAGGPDVKGDDGDDPEIKKMRQGLQGAILSESPNVKWEDVAGLAQAKEALKEAVILPIKFPQLFTGKRTPWRGILLYGPPGTGKSYLAKAVATEAKSTFFSVSSSDLVSKWMGESERLVKQLFQMAREQKPAIIFIDEIDSLTGARGEGESEASRRIKTEFLVQMNGVGNEETGVLVLGATNIPWQLDPAIKRRFEKRIYIPLPDIQARRRMFEINIGSTPHGLTPADFTHLAEQTDGYSGSDIAVIVRDALMQPVRKVLSATHFKEVEVDTPEGPQIKLTPCSPGAPSAIEKTWTDIESSELLEPLLGLKDFEKAITVNRPTVSTKDIEKHIQFTNESGGEGA, encoded by the exons ATGAGCAACTCAAATTTCCTAGAT AAAGCGATAGCTCTTGTGCAGAAAGCTATCGACGAAGATGTGAAGCAGAACTATGCC GAAGCATACAAGCAGTACCAGGATGCCCTCGACTATTTCATGATG GCTATGAAAT ACGAGAAGAACGATAAGCTCAAGGAACTTATTCGGAAAAAATTTACCGAATATCTTGATCGAGCTGAGAAACTCAAGGAGCACATTGCCAAATCTGAAGAGAAACGATCGAAAGCGAAGGTATCCGCCACCGGCGCATCTGCCGGTTCTACCGCCGGAGGACCCGACGTTAAGGGCGACGATGGTGATGATCCGGAGATCAAAAAGATGAGGCAAGGATTGCAGGGAGCCATTCTTAGCGAAAGCCCAAATGTTAAATGGGAGGATGTTGCGGGTTTGGCTCAAGCAAAGGAAGCGTTGAAGGAGGCCGTAATCTTGCCGATCAAGTTCCCTCAGCTATTCACGGGCAAGAGAACTCCTTGGAGAGGTATCTTGCTGTACGGACCTCCAGGAACGGGTAAGAGTTATTTGGCAAAGGCGGTTGCTACAGAAGCAAAGAGTACATTCTTCTCAGTGTCGAGTAGTGATCTCGTTTCGAAGTGGATGGGTGAAAGTGAACG TTTGGTCAAACAGCTTTTCCAAATGGCACGTGAACAAAAGCCCgccatcatcttcattgACGAAATCGACTCTCTCACAGGTGCAAGAGGCGAAGGGGAATCTGAAGCTTCGAGACGTATCAAGACGGAGTTCTTGGTCCAGATGAACGGAGTAGGGAATGAAGAGACTGGTGTTCTTGTGTTGGGTGCTACAAACATTCCCTGGCAGCTTGACCCGGCAATCAAGAGAAG GTTTGAGAAGCGAATATATATTCCTCTTCCTGACATTCAGGCGCGTCGTAGGATGTTCGAAATCAACATTGGCTCCACTCCTCACGGTCTCACACCCGCCGACTTTACCCACCTTGCTGAACAAACCGATGGGTATTCTGGAAGTGATATTGCTGTGATTGTGAGAGATGCCTTGATGCAGCCTGTCAGAAAGGTGCTCTCTGCTACACATTTCAAGGAG GTGGAAGTCGACACCCCCGAAGGACCGCAAATAAAACTCACGCCTTGCTCTCCTGGTGCCCCTAGCGCTATTGAGAAAACTTGGACAGACATTGAATCCTCTGAATTGCTTGAGCCTCTTTTAGGCCTAAAGGACTTTGAGAAGGCAATCACAGTGAACAGGCCAACTGTGTCAACGAAGGATATTGAAAAGCATATACAGTTCACGAATGAGAGCG GCGGAGAAGGAGCATAA
- a CDS encoding uncharacterized protein (Similar to TIGR gene model, INSD accession AAW45475.1), producing the protein MSDYRQVPYAVNPSNRFGYFGKNPNAPTPPKPLTPPACPVPPFARQSPSPPWPTTRSELRKRNQDVAASLQEQIEVEIERERERQRLMNDYVIVEDDPNSSPIIPAEVFELPPLRPYTGFNFFSTNDEQFRATLMNSMSTQEPPSPLPVTMTSSPGSSFTDATNLMADISILGQANSSNTTRGLSPLPEPPQGSINPSSRAPDAKVNRKPVDYGLVSNMPEPFQVDASEGCMYTCNTSPLTEVRKPINSEVIIDYSDMRTFSSLLTSVLNFRKDAEKMFWRSAELEGRIRNCAYAREGWELRPVMSRFNGKTVPAGCDVDEYIRTKQNIGMLSLEELSAWLELYGIEGFEQEGERLADRRRLWAFLVCNIY; encoded by the exons ATGTCTGATTATCGTCAAGTACCTTACGCAGTCAATCCCTCTAATAGGTTCGGATACTTTGGCAAGAATCCCAACGCTCCCACTCCTCCTAAGCCTCTCACTCCACCTGCCTGTCCTGTTCCGCCTTTCGCTCGGCAGTCACCCTCGCCTCCTTGGCCTACTACTCGTTCAGAACTCAGAAAAAGGAACCAAGACGTGGCGGCCTCTTTGCAAGAGCAGATTGAGGTGGAAATagagagggaaagggagCGCCAGAGATTGATGAACGACTATGTTATTGTGGAGGATGACCCCAATTCATCTCCCATTATCCCCGCCGAGGTGTTTGAACTTCCCCCTCTCAGACCTTACACCGGTTTCAACTTCTTTTCCA CCAACGACGAGCAATTCAGGGCAACCCTCATGAACAGCATGTCTACTCAAGAACCCCCTTCACCTCTTCCTGTAACTATGACGTCCTCTCCTGGGTCTTCATTCACGGATGCTACTAATTTGATGGCGGACATTTCCATTCTTGGACAAGCCAACAGTTCAAATACCACCAGAGGCCTATCTCCTCTTCCGGAGCCTCCTCAAGGCAGCATCAATCCCTCCTCTCGAGCTCCAGATGCCAAGGTTAACCGTAAGCCTGTGGACTACGGTTTGGTTAGCAACATGCCCGAACCCTTCCAAGTCGATGCTTCTGAGGGCTGTATGTACACTTGCAACACTTCGCCACTCACTGAGGTACGGAAACCTATCAACTCAGAGGTAATAATCGACTACAGTGACATGCGCACCTTCTCTTCGCTCTTAACAAGCGTGTTGAATTTTAGGAAGGACGCGGAGAAGATGTTTTGGCGGAGCGCGGAACTGGAAGGTCGAATCCGCAATTGCGCCTACGCCAGGGAAGGATGGGAGTTGAGGCCTGTGATGAGCCGATTCAACGGTAAAACCGTTCCGGCGGGATGTGACGTC GATGAGTATATCCGCACCAAACAGAATATCGGCATGCTTTCTCTTGAGGAGTTGAGTGCCTGGCTTGAGCTTTATGGAATCGAGGGCTTTGAGCAAGAGGGTGAGCGACTGGCGGATAGGAGAAGATTGTGGGCGTTTTTGGTCTGCAACATTTACTAA
- a CDS encoding Hypothetical Protein (Similar to TIGR gene model, INSD accession AAW45484.1) translates to MALTLPATAGSIFTRSNVAMTFYYDVSEGTSSSEACGSSADDPVPSGWATSSGINGGIPYCERSRGYSLEKIGTNNIVAFNSALVAADPAQWCGREVKIYNADGSEFTYSGGSLYIWDGCDACSSSDSGILDLSAPTFVALKGGTCTGNNPTGLTYEVLDNYIVNPSVGLGAGYSEGADSDDTEAGPTAVAASSSAVAVTSAARAVITSAQPVAVTSAQQAVASSELAATTDTAVRSSSRYSFSTVVQDADISPSATSDIVLVAVQNSGCTESSAADAAETSRTSTCTFGAWQCSGLELQVCNYLTVDSLGWETIETCRTTCSFIVSGSVDCE, encoded by the exons ATGGCGCTCACTCTTCCTGCTACGGCCGGATCTATTTTTACCCGGTCCAATGTTGCAATGACTTT CTATTATGACGTTTCCGAAGGCACCTCTAGTTCCGAGGCCTGCGGTTCCTCAGCCGATGATCCAGTTCCATCTGGTTGGGCTACAAGTTCTGGTATCAACGGGGGTATTCCATACTGCGAACGGAGCCGTGGCTATTCCCTGGAAAAGATCGGTACCAATAACATTGTCG CCTTCAATTCGGCTTTAGTTGCAGCTGATCCAGCTCAGTGGTGTGGTCGGGAGGTTAAGATCTACAATGCCGATGGTAGTGAATTCACATACAGCGGAGGGAGCCTCTATATATGGGATGGCTGCGATGCTTGCTCTAGCTCCGATTCAGGCATCCTTGACCTTTCTG CCCCCACCTTCGTGGCGCTTAAGGGGGGTACTTGTACCGGTAACAACCCCACAGGCTTGACTTATGAAGTCCTCGATAATTACATTGTTAATCCCTCTGTCGGCCTTGGCGCTGGTTACTCTGAAGGGGCAGACAGTGACGACACGGAGGCAGGTCCTACCGCCGTCGCTGCCTCTAGCTCTGCTGTAGCTGTTACTTCTGCCGCACGTGCCGTCATAACATCTGCTCAACCGGTGGCTGTGACCTCTGCCCAACAAGCAGTCGCTTCTTCTGAGCTTGCCGCAACTACTGACACCGCCGTTCGCAGCAGTTCCCGATACTCCTTTTCCACAGTGGTTCAAGACGCCGATATCAGTCCTTCTGCCACGAGTGATATTGTTTTGGTAGCTGTTCAGAATTCCGGTTGCACGGAAAGCAGCGCTGCAGATGCAGCAGAGACCTCCAGAACAAGTACCTGTACGTTTGGTGCTTGGCAATGTTCAGGCTTGGAGCTGCAGGTCTGCAACTATCTCACTGTCGATTCACTTG GTTGGGAGACAATCGAAACCTGTAGGACAACCTGTTCATTCATAGTTAGCGGTTCTGTCGACTGCGAATAG
- a CDS encoding G-protein alpha-subunit (Similar to TIGR gene model, INSD accession AAW45486.1) yields the protein MGSCMSTPKAPKKAAETKQLHASTTSSRPPQAPTTAAATGAGAGTSPTSATITGVNDDTTGTNRTGTSVGQGLAAALASTEPPRAHDSKGNKDRSNQIDRQLEDDQKKIRKECKILLLGSGESGKSTIVKQMKIIHQNGYSKDELLSFRGVIYKNVLDSAQALIMAMRKIGVDPEDVNNRAYADRILEYRMDADLNAVIPSEILYNIDSLWHDPVIPSVMDRSSEFYLMDSATYFFANIRKIAAPDYVPDEADVLRARTKTTGISETRFNMGQLSIHMFDVGGQRSERKKWIHCFEAVTSIIFCVALSEYDQVLLEESGQNRMQESLVLFESVINSRWFLRTSVILFLNKIDLFKQKLSKVPLVQYFPEYTGGADINKAAKYILWRFTQTNRARLSVYPHLTQATDTSNIRLVFAAVKETILQNALRDSGIL from the exons ATGGGAAGCTGTATGTCTACTCCAAAAGCTCCTAAGAAAGCCGCAGAGACCAAGCAACTCCATGCATCCACTACCTCTTCCCGCCCACCACAAGCCCCAACTACAGCTGCAGCCACAGGTGCTGGTGCTGGTACATCACCCACCAGCGCGACAATCACTGGTGTAAACGACGACACAACAGGAACCAATAGAACAGGAACAAGTGTGGGACAGGGGCTAGCAGCTGCCTTGGCATCTACAGAACCACCAAGAGCGCACGACTCAAAAGGGAATAAAGATAGGAGTAATCAGATAGACAGGCAACTGGAAGATGaccagaagaagattaGAAAGGAGTGTAAGATCCTATTGTTAG GATCCGGTGAATCTGGAAAATCTACAATCGTCAAGCAGATGAAGATTATTCACCAAAATGGTTACTCTAAAGACGAACTGCTCTCTTTCAGAGGAGTCATCTATAAAAATGTTCTTGACTCTGCCCAGGCGTTGATCATGGCAATGAGAAAGATTGGCGTGGACCCCGAAGACGTTAACAACAGA GCATATGCCGACCGTATCCTCGAATACCGCATGGATGCCGACCTTAACGCTGTAATCCCCTCAGAAATTCTGTACAACATCGACTCTCTCTGGCATGACCCTGTCATCCCCTCTGTCATGGACCGTAGCTCAGAGTTCTACCTTATGGACTCTGCAACTTACTTTTTCGCCAACATCAGGAAGATTGCAGCGCCGGATTATGTGCCCGATGAGGCTGATGTACTGAGAGCGAGGACGAAGACGACGGGTATCAGTGAGACAAGGTTTAACATGGGACAATTGAGCATTCACATGTTCGATGTGGGTGGACAGAGGAGTGAGAGAAAGAAATGGATCCATT GTTTCGAGGCGGTTACATCTATTATCTTCTGTGTTGCATTGTCAGAATACGATCAAGTGTTGCTAGAAGAGTCAGGACAA AACCGAATGCAAGAATCGCTGGTCCTCTTCGAGTCCGTGATCAACTCAAGATGGTTCCTGCGAACGTCGGtcatccttttcctcaACAAGATCGACTTGTTCAAGCAAAAATTATCAAAGGTCCCGCTTGTGCAGTATTTCCCTGAATATACCG GCGGGGCTGATATCAACAAGGCCGCCAAGTATATCTTGTGGAGATTCACCCAGACCAACCGAGCGAGGTTATCAGTGTATCCCCATCTCACCCAAGCGACCGACACGTCGAAC ATCCGGCTGGTATTTGCAGCTGTTAAAGAAACCATCCTCCAAAATGCTTTACGCGATTCTGGTATCTTATAA
- a CDS encoding Hypothetical Protein (Similar to TIGR gene model, INSD accession AAW45472.1), whose translation MTIRRLLTSLAAHQPSSSQSASRLIPPYSHVYSATTPSTLRPPYSYTASPAQGLSLGAHEVRGRSLKAKVKYEIYHREGKIDGWSAWAEDVLGNEEQRREVEAAWVETLAGLESIKSSGNQIPQIAFHSLAGHLASESTVDAIRNTGAVVIRDVVPDAEAIEWAREILHAINDAGERGIYWNPALIAARANTSVLSANTQLARSLLGQEVYIQADTVREGIAPFRTTPSPYNPWSSPRALLAHLALTPTMSSPTGAAPQPTRLPPSVHAATYTLLRPLFRPLKSKISFYDSSSYLDPANWVLDPTISHRPSPAPDFPHLAGTEVVLPELLPGDVLFHHTALPLSTQPVGQIFLPIHPVEKRGNEAWIVKQREAFENGVPPPGVSEVGDDLCVVEPRGKGSDIGSRAGREAMGYEY comes from the exons ATGACAATCCGCCGACTTCTCACTTCTCTTGCTGCCCACCAGCCTTCATCTTCTCAGTCTGCTTCTCGACTTATCCCGCCTTACTCTCATGTCTATTCCGCTACAACCCCTTCTACTCTTCGTCCCCCCTACTCTTACACTGCCTCTCCAGCACAAGGTTTGTCTCTGGGTGCTCATGAAGTGAGAGGTCGCTCTCTCAAGGCCAAGGTCAAGTACGAGATCTACCACCGTGAAGGCAAGATCGATGGATGGAGTGCTTGGGCAGAGGATGTGCTTGGCAATGAAGAACAGAGAAGGGAAGTGGAGGCGGCTTGGGTCGAGACTCTTGCTGGGTTGGAAAGCATCAAATCTTCGGGC AATCAAATCCCTCAAATCGCCTTCCATTCTTTGGCAGGCCACCTCGCATCTGAGTCTACAGTCGATGCAATCCGCAACACTGGCGCTGTAGTCATCCGTGATGTTGTCCCTGACGCCGAGGCTATTGAATGGGCTCGAGAGATTTTGCATGCGATCAATGACGCTGGTGAACGAG GCATCTATTGGAACCCCGCTCTTATCGCTGCCAGAGCCAATACTTCAGTTCTCTCTGCCAACACGCAGCTCGCACGTTCCCTCCTGGGCCAGGAAGTTTACATTCAAGCCGACACCGTCCGTGAAGGTATTGCTCCCTTCCGCACCACACCCTCTCCTTACAACCCTTGGTCTTCCCCTCGAGCTCTCCTCGCCCACCTTGCTCTTACCCCCACCATGTCCTCTCCTACTGGTGCCGCTCCCCAGCCTACACGCTTACCACCGTCCGTCCACGCTGCCACTTACACCCTCCTCCGCCCTCTCTTCCGCCCACTCAAGTCCAAGATCTCATTCTACGACTCCTCGTCATACCTCGACCCTGCCAATTGGGTCCTTGACCCTACAATCTCTCACCGCCCTTCGCCGGCGCCTGACTTCCCACACTTGGCGGGCACCGAGGTCGTCCTTCCCGAGCTCTTGCCGGGTGATGTCTTGTTCCACCACACTGCGCTCCCACTTTCCACCCAACCAGTTGGACAGATATTCCTCCCCATCCACCCGGTGGAAAAGAGGGGCAACGAAGCGTGGATCGTGAAGCAGCGCGAGGCATTTGAGAATGGTGTTCCTCCTCCTGGGGTGAGCGAGGTAGGGGACGATTTGTGTGTGGTAGAACCCAGGGGCAAGGGATCCGACATTGGTAGTCGGGCTGGTAGGGAAGCCATGGGCTATGAGTATTAG
- a CDS encoding uncharacterized protein (Similar to SGTC gene model, INSD accession EAL19357.1), which produces MGFFDIFSCCGSRRDKLKDSEPASESATLLPPARAESIVSADSLTGYGATEQHGLTEEQRTRVAAIGREVGSYMLSVSTSPQNRSSSPARRFSTSSAGSSRPPSPSPNRPETTPANGKLEAPNGNHEPKGDEEDGVVRKNLFPGGNMASNSKAKKGKGKGKGKGKGKGKGKK; this is translated from the exons ATGGGGTTCTTCGACATATTCTCTTGTTGCGGATCTCGAAGGGATAAGCTCAAGGATTCTGAGCCG GCATCAGAATCCGCCACTCTTCTGCCACCTGCAAGAGCAGAGTCAATCGTTTCAGCGGATAGTCTTACGGGATATGGCGCAACAGAGCAACATGGCCTAACAGAAGAGCAACGGACGCGAGTGGCTGCCATCGGCCGCGAAGTAGGGAG TTACATGCTTTCTGTATCAACCTCTCCCCAAAACCGCTCTTCGTCCCCGGCTCGACGGTTCTCTACCTCATCAGCCGGCTCTTCTCGTCCACCCTCACCGTCTCCAAATCGACCAGAGACGACACCCGCGAACGGCAAGCTTGAAGCACCTAATGGCAATCATGAGCCAAAGGGtgacgaagaagacggTGTAGTTAGAAAAAATCTGTTCCCTGGCGGAAATATGGCCAGCAATAGTAAAGCcaaaaagggaaagggaaagggcaagggcaaagggaaagggaaaggcAAGGGGAAAAAGTAA